One window of the Salvia miltiorrhiza cultivar Shanhuang (shh) chromosome 6, IMPLAD_Smil_shh, whole genome shotgun sequence genome contains the following:
- the LOC130989524 gene encoding paired amphipathic helix protein Sin3-like 2 isoform X2 encodes MKRLRDEVFMNPQFKRPFGSSSSRGESYGPAQAPSGGGTAGGGGGGGGTSGGGGGGGGGGGGGGSSNGGGNGVSTSGAGVAAGSTQKLTTNDALSYLKQVKDMFQDQREKYDRFLDVMKDFKAQRIDTAGVIARVKELFKGHPNLILGFNTFLPKGYEITLTDEEEAPPKRTVEFEEAISFVNKIKKRFQNDDHVYKSFLDILNMYRKEHKGITEVYQEVAALFDDHADLLEEFTRFLPDTSATAPAPHASFCRHPFNRYDDRSSALPAMRQSHLDKQRQRRDRVIDPNGERDLSVERPETDDDKTVMKLHKEKKHSDRENRDRRNRDQDDRDPDTENNGDISMHRLSDKRKSARKVEDFGGNSTLAPYDDKDALKSMYSHEFTFCEKVKERLRSADDYQAFLKCLHIYSTEIITRKELQSLVADLLGKYPDLMEGFNEFLERCERIDGFLAGVMGKTETLWNEGNSSKSVRIDEKEKEPKREVEGGKEKDRQILKYWGKSIQELDLSNCQRCSPSYRLLPEDYPIASASQRSELGAQVLNDHWVSVTSGSEDYSFKHMRRNQYEESLFRCEDDRFELDMLLESVTSTAKRVEELLNSMNNNSIGSGGPIRIEDHFTALNLRCIERLYGDHGLDVTDILRKNQSLALPVILTRLKQKQEEWTKCRSDFNKVWAEIYSKNHYKSLDHRSFYFKQQDSKNLSTKSLVAEIKEIKEKQQKEDDVLLSIAAGSRHVISPNMEFEYNDSDVHEDVFRIIKYSCEEVCSTKDQLNKVLRFWTTFLEPILGVHSRLRDSETDDDHAATKRQTLKGSTTNLVESEGSPNGNATTTNSKLPKSNCNGNSSSSPERANVSRTDFINVGTLNKEGIAVASGERVANCDIAGTSAPDVNPGCSGNSSRVINGPIEESNEGKPNTDNMFSSEGGETSRLNQSTTGELAEGSRLTSYNGDHADPSKIEKEEGELSPNGDFEDNFGAYPDGSLQTLPEKNRGTVGMQGQAASHDEICVDTAGENDVDADDEDSENISEAAEDVSGSESAADECSREEHEEEEDGEHDDIDGKVESEDEAENTSEAHYHGGDGASVPQSERFWLTCKPLSKHVASLLGGDEKKDRHVFYGNDTFYVLFRLHQTLYERILSAKVNSVSRESKWRTTKEASSDPYERFMSALFSLLDGSSDNAKFEDDCRSLIGNQSYVLFTLDKLIYKLVKQLQTVATDENDLKLLQLYEYEKSRKPEKYVDSVYYENVHVMLHEENIYRLECTSNSTRLSIQLMDDGCEKSEVVAVSVDPNFATYLHNDYLSVHHGKKESSAIMLKRNMRKYSNLDESTAFCRATENVLIMNGLECKMAATSSKISYVLDTEDFFIRLGRRKERLKERHSQKAQARIERFRQFLASSVS; translated from the exons GTACGGACCAGCACAAGCTCCCAGCGGCGGTGGCACtgctggtggcggcggcggcggcggcgggactagtggtggtggtggtggaggaggaggaggaggaggtggtggtggcagTAGTAATGGTGGTGGGAATGGGGTTAGTACCAGTGGTGCCGGTGTCGCTGCTGGTAGTACACAAAAACTAACTACGAATGATGCATTAAGTTATCTTAAGCAAGTTAAGGATATGTTCCAAGATCAAAGGGAAAAGTATGATAGGTTCCTTGACGTTATGAAAGATTTCAAGGCCCAAAG AATTGATACTGCTGGTGTCATTGCGAGGGTGAAGGAATTGTTTAAAGGACACCCTAATCTAATCCTTGGATTTAATACATTCTTGCCGAAGGGCTATGAAATTACCCTAACTGATGAGGAGGAGGCTCCTCCAAAAAGGACAGTTGAGTTTGAAGAGGCTATCAGTTTTGTGAATAAAATTAAG AAACGTTTTCAAAATGATGATCATGTTTATAAATCTTTCCTAGACATCTTGAATATGTACCGGAAGGAACACAAGGGGATAACTGAGGTCTACCAAGAG GTTGCAGCACTTTTTGATGATCATGCTGATCTTCTTGAAGAGTTCACTAGATTTCTACCTGATACTTCAGCGACTGCTCCAGCACCTCATGCTTCTTTTTGTAGACATCCTTTTAATCGGTATGATGATAGGAGCTCTGCCTTGCCTGCAATGCGTCAGTCACATTTAGACAAG CAGCGGCAACGGAGGGACAGGGTTATTGACCCTAATGGAGAGAGAGATCTTAGTGTTGAGCGTCCAGAAACGGATGATGATAAAACAGTTATGAAGTTGCACAAGGAGAAGAAGCATAGTGACAGGGAAAATAGGGATAGGAGAAACCGTGATCAGGATGATAGAGATCCTGACACTGAGAACAATGGCGATATTAGTATGCACCGACTTTCTGACAAAAGAAAGTCTGCTCGAAAAGTTGAAGACTTTGGTGGAAATTCGACTTTGGCACCATATGATGATAAAGATGCATTAAAAA GTATGTACAGCCATGAATTCACATTTTGTGAAAAGGTCAAAGAGAGGTTGCGCAGTGCTGATGATTACCAGGCATTCTTAAAATGCCTTCACATTTACAGTACAGAAATCATCACTAGAAAGGAATTACAGAGCTTG GTTGCTGATTTACTTGGAAAATATCCAGATCTTATGGAGGGCTTCAATGAATTTTTGGAGCGTTGTGAGCGGATTG ATGGATTTCTGGCTGGTGTAATGGGCAAAA CAGAAACATTATGGAATGAAGGAAATTCCTCAAAATCTGTGAGGATAGATGAAAAGGAGAAAGAACCAAAGCGTGAAGTGGAAGGAGGGAAAGAGAAGGATAGGCAGATTCTAAAATACTGGGGGAAGTCCATTCAGGAGCTCGACCTTTCCAATTGTCAACGTTGCAGTCCGAGTTATCGGCTTCTTCCTGAAGAC TATCCAATAGCCTCAGCTAGCCAGAGGTCAGAGCTTGGTGCTCAGGTTCTAAATGATCACTGGGTGTCTGTGACATCTGGTAGTGAGGATTACTCTTTTAAGCACATGCGAAGAAACCAATATGAAGAAAGTCTATTTAGATGCGAAGATGACAG GTTTGAGCTGGACATGTTGTTGGAGTCTGTCACCTCAACTGCCAAGCGAGTAGAGGAACTCTTGAACAGTATGAATAATAACTCAATTGGTTCAGGTGGCCCAATACGAATAGAGGACCATTTTACAG CTCTCAATTTAAGATGCATTGAACGTCTATATGGTGACCATGGTCTTGATGTGACTGACATTTTGCGTAAAAATCAATCTCTGGCTTTGCCTGTTATCCTAACACGTCTGAAGCAGAAGCAAGAGGAGTGGACTAAATGTCGATCTGATTTCAACAAAGTTTGGGCTGAAATATATTCTAAGAACCACTACAAGTCTCTTGATCACCGCAGCTTCTATTTCAAGCAACAAGATTCAAAGAACTTGAGCACAAAAT CTTTAGTGGCAGAAATCAAAGAAATCAAGGAGAAACAACAGAAGGAGGATGATGTACTTCTTAGTATTGCTGCTGGAAGCAGGCATGTTATCAGTCCAAACATGGAATTTGAATACAATGATTCTGATGTTCATGAAGATGTCTTTAGGATTATCAAGTACTCCTGTGAGGAGGTCTGTTCAACAAAAGATCAACTGAATAAAGTGTTGAGGTTCTGGACAACTTTTCTTGAGCCAATACTTGGTGTTCATTCCCGACTTCGTGACTCGGAGACTGATGATGATCATGCTGCCACTAAACGTCAAACACTGAAAGGTAGCACAACAAACTTAGTTGAAAGTGAAGGCAGCCCTAATGGGAATGCTACAACCACGAACTCGAAGCTGCCAAAATCTAACTGCAATGGTAACTCCAGTAGTTCACCTGAAAGAGCAAATGTCAGCAGAACTGATTTCATCAATGTGGGTACGTTGAACAAGGAAGGAATAGCTGTGGCATCTGGTGAAAGAGTAGCAAATTGTGACATAGCTGGTACTTCAGCACCCGATGTTAATCCTG GGTGTAGTGGAAATTCTTCACGAGTGATTAATGGTCCAATCGAGGAAAGCAATGAAGGGAAACCTAATACAGACAATATGTTTTCCTCAGAG GGCGGGGAGACATCGAGattaaatcaatcaacaacTGGAGAGTTAGCAGAAGGTTCTAGACTTACTTCATATAATGGGGATCATGCGGATCCTagtaaaattgaaaaagaagAGGGCGAACTGTCTCCTAATGGAGATTTTGAAGACAATTTTGGTGCATATCCAGACGGTAGTTTGCAAACCTTGCCTGAGAAAAATCGTGGGACTGTTGGGATGCAAGGTCAAGCGGCCAGTCATGATGAGATATGTGTAGATACTGCTGGTGAAAATGATGTAGATGCTGATGATGAAGACAGTGAAAATATTTCTGAGGCTGCAGAAGATGTTTCAGGCAGCGAGTCTGCTGCTGATGAATGTTCAAGGGAAGAACACGAGGAAGAGGAAGATGGAGAGCATGATGACATTGATGGTAAAGTTGAGAGTGAAGATGAGGCTGAGAATACTAGTGAAGCTCACTATCATGGTGGAGATGGTGCATCGGTACCACAGTCTGAACGATTTTGGCTGACCTGCAAGCCTCTATCAAAGCATGTGGCTTCCCTATTAGGAGGGGATGAAAAGAAGGATCGACATGTTTTCTATGGGAATGACACATTTTATGTGCTCTTTAGGTTGCATCag ACACTGTATGAAAGAATATTATCCGCTAAGGTGAATTCAGTATCTCGTGAATCAAAATGGAGAACCACGAAGGAAGCAAGTTCTGATCCTTATGAGAG GTTTATGAGTGCTTTATTTAGTTTACTTGATGGATCTTCTGATAATGCCAAATTTGAAGATGATTGTCGATCTTTGATTGGAAACCAGTCATATGTGCTTTTCACACTGGATAAGTTGATATATAAGTTGGTGAAACAG CTCCAAACTGTTGCAACTGATGAGAACGACCTGAAGCTGCTTCAGTTGTATGAATATGAGAAGTCCAGAAAGCCCGAGAAGTATGTTGATTCAGTTTATTATGAAAATGTCCATGTCATGCTGCATGAAGAGAATATATACCGGCTTGAATGT ACATCTAATTCAACCCGCTTATCCATCCAATTGATGGATGATGGATGTGAGAAGTCTGAAGTTGTTGCAGTTTCAGTAGATCCTAATTTTGCAACCTATCTTCACAATGATTATCTTTCAGTTCATCATGGAAAAAAGGAGTCATCTGCAATTATGCTGAAGAG GAATATGCGCAAGTATAGTAATTTGGATGAATCTACAGCTTTCTGCAGGGCCACAGAAAATGTCCTGATCATGAATGGTTTGGAATGTAAGATGGCTGCCACCTCATCTAAG ATCTCATACGTCCTTGACACAGAGGACTTCTTTATTCGTCTGGGAAGGAGAAAGGAGAGATTGAAAGAACGACATTCACAGAAAGCCCAGGCAAGGATAGAACGGTTTCGCCAGTTTTTAGCGTCTTCTGTGAGTTAG
- the LOC130989524 gene encoding paired amphipathic helix protein Sin3-like 2 isoform X3: MKRLRDEVFMNPQFKRPFGSSSSRGESYGPAQAPSGGGTAGGGGGGGGTSGGGGGGGGGGGGGGSSNGGGNGVSTSGAGVAAGSTQKLTTNDALSYLKQVKDMFQDQREKYDRFLDVMKDFKAQRIDTAGVIARVKELFKGHPNLILGFNTFLPKGYEITLTDEEEAPPKRTVEFEEAISFVNKIKKRFQNDDHVYKSFLDILNMYRKEHKGITEVYQEVAALFDDHADLLEEFTRFLPDTSATAPAPHASFCRHPFNRYDDRSSALPAMRQSHLDKQRQRRDRVIDPNGERDLSVERPETDDDKTVMKLHKEKKHSDRENRDRRNRDQDDRDPDTENNGDISMHRLSDKRKSARKVEDFGGNSTLAPYDDKDALKSMYSHEFTFCEKVKERLRSADDYQAFLKCLHIYSTEIITRKELQSLVADLLGKYPDLMEGFNEFLERCERIGNGFLAGVMGKKTLWNEGNSSKSVRIDEKEKEPKREVEGGKEKDRQILKYWGKSIQELDLSNCQRCSPSYRLLPEDYPIASASQRSELGAQVLNDHWVSVTSGSEDYSFKHMRRNQYEESLFRCEDDRFELDMLLESVTSTAKRVEELLNSMNNNSIGSGGPIRIEDHFTALNLRCIERLYGDHGLDVTDILRKNQSLALPVILTRLKQKQEEWTKCRSDFNKVWAEIYSKNHYKSLDHRSFYFKQQDSKNLSTKSLVAEIKEIKEKQQKEDDVLLSIAAGSRHVISPNMEFEYNDSDVHEDVFRIIKYSCEEVCSTKDQLNKVLRFWTTFLEPILGVHSRLRDSETDDDHAATKRQTLKGSTTNLVESEGSPNGNATTTNSKLPKSNCNGNSSSSPERANVSRTDFINVGTLNKEGIAVASGERVANCDIAGTSAPDVNPGCSGNSSRVINGPIEESNEGKPNTDNMFSSEGGETSRLNQSTTGELAEGSRLTSYNGDHADPSKIEKEEGELSPNGDFEDNFGAYPDGSLQTLPEKNRGTVGMQGQAASHDEICVDTAGENDVDADDEDSENISEAAEDVSGSESAADECSREEHEEEEDGEHDDIDGKVESEDEAENTSEAHYHGGDGASVPQSERFWLTCKPLSKHVASLLGGDEKKDRHVFYGNDTFYVLFRLHQTLYERILSAKVNSVSRESKWRTTKEASSDPYERFMSALFSLLDGSSDNAKFEDDCRSLIGNQSYVLFTLDKLIYKLVKQLQTVATDENDLKLLQLYEYEKSRKPEKYVDSVYYENVHVMLHEENIYRLECTSNSTRLSIQLMDDGCEKSEVVAVSVDPNFATYLHNDYLSVHHGKKESSAIMLKRNMRKYSNLDESTAFCRATENVLIMNGLECKMAATSSKISYVLDTEDFFIRLGRRKERLKERHSQKAQARIERFRQFLASSVS, from the exons GTACGGACCAGCACAAGCTCCCAGCGGCGGTGGCACtgctggtggcggcggcggcggcggcgggactagtggtggtggtggtggaggaggaggaggaggaggtggtggtggcagTAGTAATGGTGGTGGGAATGGGGTTAGTACCAGTGGTGCCGGTGTCGCTGCTGGTAGTACACAAAAACTAACTACGAATGATGCATTAAGTTATCTTAAGCAAGTTAAGGATATGTTCCAAGATCAAAGGGAAAAGTATGATAGGTTCCTTGACGTTATGAAAGATTTCAAGGCCCAAAG AATTGATACTGCTGGTGTCATTGCGAGGGTGAAGGAATTGTTTAAAGGACACCCTAATCTAATCCTTGGATTTAATACATTCTTGCCGAAGGGCTATGAAATTACCCTAACTGATGAGGAGGAGGCTCCTCCAAAAAGGACAGTTGAGTTTGAAGAGGCTATCAGTTTTGTGAATAAAATTAAG AAACGTTTTCAAAATGATGATCATGTTTATAAATCTTTCCTAGACATCTTGAATATGTACCGGAAGGAACACAAGGGGATAACTGAGGTCTACCAAGAG GTTGCAGCACTTTTTGATGATCATGCTGATCTTCTTGAAGAGTTCACTAGATTTCTACCTGATACTTCAGCGACTGCTCCAGCACCTCATGCTTCTTTTTGTAGACATCCTTTTAATCGGTATGATGATAGGAGCTCTGCCTTGCCTGCAATGCGTCAGTCACATTTAGACAAG CAGCGGCAACGGAGGGACAGGGTTATTGACCCTAATGGAGAGAGAGATCTTAGTGTTGAGCGTCCAGAAACGGATGATGATAAAACAGTTATGAAGTTGCACAAGGAGAAGAAGCATAGTGACAGGGAAAATAGGGATAGGAGAAACCGTGATCAGGATGATAGAGATCCTGACACTGAGAACAATGGCGATATTAGTATGCACCGACTTTCTGACAAAAGAAAGTCTGCTCGAAAAGTTGAAGACTTTGGTGGAAATTCGACTTTGGCACCATATGATGATAAAGATGCATTAAAAA GTATGTACAGCCATGAATTCACATTTTGTGAAAAGGTCAAAGAGAGGTTGCGCAGTGCTGATGATTACCAGGCATTCTTAAAATGCCTTCACATTTACAGTACAGAAATCATCACTAGAAAGGAATTACAGAGCTTG GTTGCTGATTTACTTGGAAAATATCCAGATCTTATGGAGGGCTTCAATGAATTTTTGGAGCGTTGTGAGCGGATTGGTA ATGGATTTCTGGCTGGTGTAATGGGCAAAA AAACATTATGGAATGAAGGAAATTCCTCAAAATCTGTGAGGATAGATGAAAAGGAGAAAGAACCAAAGCGTGAAGTGGAAGGAGGGAAAGAGAAGGATAGGCAGATTCTAAAATACTGGGGGAAGTCCATTCAGGAGCTCGACCTTTCCAATTGTCAACGTTGCAGTCCGAGTTATCGGCTTCTTCCTGAAGAC TATCCAATAGCCTCAGCTAGCCAGAGGTCAGAGCTTGGTGCTCAGGTTCTAAATGATCACTGGGTGTCTGTGACATCTGGTAGTGAGGATTACTCTTTTAAGCACATGCGAAGAAACCAATATGAAGAAAGTCTATTTAGATGCGAAGATGACAG GTTTGAGCTGGACATGTTGTTGGAGTCTGTCACCTCAACTGCCAAGCGAGTAGAGGAACTCTTGAACAGTATGAATAATAACTCAATTGGTTCAGGTGGCCCAATACGAATAGAGGACCATTTTACAG CTCTCAATTTAAGATGCATTGAACGTCTATATGGTGACCATGGTCTTGATGTGACTGACATTTTGCGTAAAAATCAATCTCTGGCTTTGCCTGTTATCCTAACACGTCTGAAGCAGAAGCAAGAGGAGTGGACTAAATGTCGATCTGATTTCAACAAAGTTTGGGCTGAAATATATTCTAAGAACCACTACAAGTCTCTTGATCACCGCAGCTTCTATTTCAAGCAACAAGATTCAAAGAACTTGAGCACAAAAT CTTTAGTGGCAGAAATCAAAGAAATCAAGGAGAAACAACAGAAGGAGGATGATGTACTTCTTAGTATTGCTGCTGGAAGCAGGCATGTTATCAGTCCAAACATGGAATTTGAATACAATGATTCTGATGTTCATGAAGATGTCTTTAGGATTATCAAGTACTCCTGTGAGGAGGTCTGTTCAACAAAAGATCAACTGAATAAAGTGTTGAGGTTCTGGACAACTTTTCTTGAGCCAATACTTGGTGTTCATTCCCGACTTCGTGACTCGGAGACTGATGATGATCATGCTGCCACTAAACGTCAAACACTGAAAGGTAGCACAACAAACTTAGTTGAAAGTGAAGGCAGCCCTAATGGGAATGCTACAACCACGAACTCGAAGCTGCCAAAATCTAACTGCAATGGTAACTCCAGTAGTTCACCTGAAAGAGCAAATGTCAGCAGAACTGATTTCATCAATGTGGGTACGTTGAACAAGGAAGGAATAGCTGTGGCATCTGGTGAAAGAGTAGCAAATTGTGACATAGCTGGTACTTCAGCACCCGATGTTAATCCTG GGTGTAGTGGAAATTCTTCACGAGTGATTAATGGTCCAATCGAGGAAAGCAATGAAGGGAAACCTAATACAGACAATATGTTTTCCTCAGAG GGCGGGGAGACATCGAGattaaatcaatcaacaacTGGAGAGTTAGCAGAAGGTTCTAGACTTACTTCATATAATGGGGATCATGCGGATCCTagtaaaattgaaaaagaagAGGGCGAACTGTCTCCTAATGGAGATTTTGAAGACAATTTTGGTGCATATCCAGACGGTAGTTTGCAAACCTTGCCTGAGAAAAATCGTGGGACTGTTGGGATGCAAGGTCAAGCGGCCAGTCATGATGAGATATGTGTAGATACTGCTGGTGAAAATGATGTAGATGCTGATGATGAAGACAGTGAAAATATTTCTGAGGCTGCAGAAGATGTTTCAGGCAGCGAGTCTGCTGCTGATGAATGTTCAAGGGAAGAACACGAGGAAGAGGAAGATGGAGAGCATGATGACATTGATGGTAAAGTTGAGAGTGAAGATGAGGCTGAGAATACTAGTGAAGCTCACTATCATGGTGGAGATGGTGCATCGGTACCACAGTCTGAACGATTTTGGCTGACCTGCAAGCCTCTATCAAAGCATGTGGCTTCCCTATTAGGAGGGGATGAAAAGAAGGATCGACATGTTTTCTATGGGAATGACACATTTTATGTGCTCTTTAGGTTGCATCag ACACTGTATGAAAGAATATTATCCGCTAAGGTGAATTCAGTATCTCGTGAATCAAAATGGAGAACCACGAAGGAAGCAAGTTCTGATCCTTATGAGAG GTTTATGAGTGCTTTATTTAGTTTACTTGATGGATCTTCTGATAATGCCAAATTTGAAGATGATTGTCGATCTTTGATTGGAAACCAGTCATATGTGCTTTTCACACTGGATAAGTTGATATATAAGTTGGTGAAACAG CTCCAAACTGTTGCAACTGATGAGAACGACCTGAAGCTGCTTCAGTTGTATGAATATGAGAAGTCCAGAAAGCCCGAGAAGTATGTTGATTCAGTTTATTATGAAAATGTCCATGTCATGCTGCATGAAGAGAATATATACCGGCTTGAATGT ACATCTAATTCAACCCGCTTATCCATCCAATTGATGGATGATGGATGTGAGAAGTCTGAAGTTGTTGCAGTTTCAGTAGATCCTAATTTTGCAACCTATCTTCACAATGATTATCTTTCAGTTCATCATGGAAAAAAGGAGTCATCTGCAATTATGCTGAAGAG GAATATGCGCAAGTATAGTAATTTGGATGAATCTACAGCTTTCTGCAGGGCCACAGAAAATGTCCTGATCATGAATGGTTTGGAATGTAAGATGGCTGCCACCTCATCTAAG ATCTCATACGTCCTTGACACAGAGGACTTCTTTATTCGTCTGGGAAGGAGAAAGGAGAGATTGAAAGAACGACATTCACAGAAAGCCCAGGCAAGGATAGAACGGTTTCGCCAGTTTTTAGCGTCTTCTGTGAGTTAG